In Tolypothrix sp. NIES-4075, the following proteins share a genomic window:
- a CDS encoding TerB family tellurite resistance protein, giving the protein MAANSNVKNLVKILIGAAWIDGRIQAEERQYLREIAQAKGLASDPDIKPWLYELVPVQPNECYKWVKDYLGDRPTKEDYENLIEAISGLIYSDGEVALEEARLLTKLQELSTANDSTQPGHNAILKQIQKLYRRWVDVQN; this is encoded by the coding sequence ATGGCTGCTAATTCCAATGTGAAAAACTTAGTTAAAATCCTGATTGGAGCGGCTTGGATTGATGGTAGAATTCAAGCAGAAGAACGGCAATATCTGCGCGAAATAGCTCAAGCAAAAGGTTTAGCAAGCGATCCAGACATTAAGCCTTGGTTGTACGAATTGGTTCCCGTGCAGCCAAACGAGTGCTATAAGTGGGTGAAAGATTATTTAGGCGATCGCCCCACCAAGGAAGATTACGAAAATTTGATTGAAGCCATCAGTGGCTTAATTTACAGCGATGGTGAAGTAGCGCTCGAAGAAGCAAGACTGCTAACGAAATTACAAGAATTATCCACAGCAAATGATTCGACTCAACCCGGTCATAATGCCATTCTTAAACAAATTCAGAAACTTTATAGACGTTGGGTTGATGTTCAGAACTGA
- a CDS encoding GAF domain-containing sensor histidine kinase, translating to MSKKSEDKISFDKQQWQRERQAMTLLSSLNYRTGELSSYLHNIACGISDLIKVDWTVVTLCQKGFEKVLASSVDMGEGEHVYSLHGSLTGTVIEIGQLLTVEDAHKHPEYGEVPEGYCSYLGIPLRTAQGEVIGTICAFHQQPREFTKEEIQIVELFADRAATAIDHYRLYQQQCEFNQVLEAKVEQRTEELRVAQAKLVEQERLAAIGEFAAIIVHEIRNPLTTTIMGLKYSQKNLPSEAAQERLSLALSEASRLERLLSEILLYAKPQILELCELDVNEFVNELLVTLCEMPEALSRQIEFIPSSRAVKFLGDKDKIKQVFINIVRNACEAVSAGDVVKCEVDCSSVGQVCIHVCNGGEPIPPEVQSLLTQPFFSTKSSGTGLGLAITKRIVNAHGGELFIQSEVVGGTRVSVKLPVVN from the coding sequence ATGAGCAAGAAGAGTGAAGATAAAATTTCCTTTGACAAACAACAATGGCAGCGCGAGCGGCAGGCAATGACACTTTTGTCTTCTTTGAACTACAGAACTGGCGAACTAAGTAGTTATTTGCACAATATTGCCTGCGGAATTAGCGATCTAATTAAAGTAGATTGGACAGTAGTAACGCTGTGCCAGAAAGGTTTTGAGAAGGTATTAGCAAGCAGTGTAGATATGGGCGAAGGCGAACATGTTTATTCATTACATGGTTCGCTTACTGGTACTGTAATAGAAATCGGTCAGCTTTTAACAGTAGAAGATGCTCATAAACATCCAGAATATGGAGAAGTTCCGGAAGGTTATTGTTCATATTTAGGAATACCGTTGCGAACTGCCCAAGGTGAAGTTATTGGTACTATCTGCGCTTTTCATCAGCAGCCACGGGAGTTTACAAAAGAGGAAATTCAAATTGTCGAACTGTTTGCCGATCGCGCGGCTACAGCAATAGACCATTATCGCCTTTACCAGCAACAATGCGAATTTAATCAAGTTCTAGAGGCAAAGGTAGAACAACGTACCGAAGAACTGCGGGTAGCGCAAGCCAAGCTTGTAGAACAAGAACGGCTGGCAGCAATTGGTGAATTTGCTGCCATAATTGTACATGAAATTCGCAATCCCCTGACAACCACGATTATGGGATTAAAGTATTCTCAAAAAAACCTTCCAAGTGAAGCAGCTCAAGAGCGATTATCATTAGCGTTGAGTGAAGCCAGTCGTCTTGAGCGATTATTAAGTGAAATATTGCTCTATGCGAAACCCCAGATATTAGAATTGTGTGAATTGGATGTAAATGAATTTGTAAATGAGTTGCTAGTAACTCTTTGCGAAATGCCAGAAGCATTATCACGGCAAATCGAATTTATTCCCTCTTCCAGAGCGGTGAAATTCCTGGGGGATAAAGATAAAATTAAACAAGTTTTTATTAACATTGTCCGCAATGCTTGCGAGGCTGTTTCAGCAGGAGATGTCGTCAAATGCGAAGTAGATTGTTCTTCCGTTGGTCAAGTCTGCATTCATGTCTGCAATGGGGGTGAGCCAATTCCCCCAGAAGTTCAATCATTGCTCACTCAGCCGTTTTTCTCCACAAAATCTAGTGGTACAGGCTTAGGGCTGGCGATTACTAAACGCATTGTCAATGCTCATGGTGGGGAATTATTTATTCAGTCTGAGGTGGTAGGTGGTACGAGGGTAAGTGTAAAATTGCCTGTTGTTAATTAG
- the psb35 gene encoding photosystem II assembly protein Psb35: MHLLMQTAADAAANAPHFPVSATLVYVAGFIAAVTIGSIAWYNSKRPPGWESKERPDIVPEVKKEETPGVGEPKS, translated from the coding sequence GTGCATTTATTAATGCAAACAGCAGCAGACGCAGCTGCAAACGCTCCCCATTTTCCCGTATCTGCCACTTTGGTGTATGTGGCTGGTTTTATTGCTGCTGTCACGATTGGTTCGATCGCTTGGTATAACTCCAAGCGTCCCCCCGGTTGGGAAAGCAAAGAGCGTCCTGACATTGTACCTGAAGTTAAAAAAGAAGAAACTCCAGGTGTGGGTGAACCGAAGTCTTAA
- a CDS encoding 16S rRNA (cytosine(967)-C(5))-methyltransferase has protein sequence MINPRQLAFIALREVHKGAYADVALDRVLQKVKLGDACGGLLYETLRDRQRQSYEELSDRRLLTDLVYGSTRRQRTLDALIDQLGKKKSHQQPANLRTILHLGLYQLRYLERIPPSAAVNTTVQLAKENGFSGLTGFVNGLLREYIRRAEGEGERGGRLGGQGDKETRGQGDENNSSFSPSLPPPLPPSPHFPLQLPENPVERLGILHSFPDWIIEVWLKQFGFAETEKLCEWMNQTPVIDLRVNLLRASVEEVERALQLKGVLVKRVPHLPQALRLIGSTGAIQNLPGFSEGWWTVQDSSAQLVSHLLDPQPDEVIIDACAAPGGKTTHIAELMGDKGTIWAGDRTSSRLRKLKENAQRLNLHSIQIYTGDSRNQPQFQNIGDRVLLDAPCSGLGTLHRHADARWRQTPESVQELSALQKELLAYTSTFVKTNGILVYATCTLHPAENEDVIESFLASHPNWQIEPPEVDSPAFGYSTPQGWIKVLPHKQEMDGFFMVRLRKTND, from the coding sequence ATGATTAACCCCCGTCAACTAGCTTTTATTGCTTTGCGAGAGGTTCACAAGGGGGCTTATGCTGATGTTGCCCTTGATCGAGTGCTGCAAAAAGTGAAATTGGGCGATGCCTGCGGCGGGCTTCTCTACGAGACGCTCCGCGATCGCCAACGCCAATCTTATGAAGAGTTGAGCGATCGCCGTTTGCTGACAGACTTAGTTTATGGCAGCACCAGAAGGCAACGCACTCTTGATGCTCTCATCGACCAACTCGGCAAAAAGAAATCCCACCAACAACCTGCAAACCTCCGCACCATTTTACATCTAGGTTTATATCAACTGCGCTATCTAGAGCGGATTCCGCCATCAGCTGCTGTTAATACCACTGTCCAACTAGCTAAAGAAAATGGCTTTTCTGGACTCACAGGTTTTGTTAATGGTCTGTTGCGAGAGTATATCAGAAGAGCAGAGGGGGAGGGGGAGAGGGGGGGACGACTTGGGGGACAAGGGGACAAGGAGACTAGGGGACAAGGTGACGAGAATAATTCTTCTTTCTCCCCATCCCTCCCTCCCCCCCTCCCCCCATCTCCCCACTTCCCCTTACAATTGCCAGAAAATCCGGTGGAACGCTTGGGTATTTTGCACAGCTTTCCTGACTGGATTATTGAAGTGTGGTTGAAACAGTTTGGTTTCGCAGAAACAGAAAAGTTATGCGAATGGATGAACCAAACACCAGTTATTGACTTGCGGGTAAATCTTCTTCGCGCTTCGGTTGAGGAAGTTGAAAGAGCTTTGCAATTGAAGGGTGTTTTAGTCAAGCGCGTTCCTCACTTACCCCAAGCTTTGCGATTGATTGGTAGCACTGGTGCTATTCAAAATTTACCTGGTTTTAGCGAGGGTTGGTGGACTGTGCAAGATAGTAGCGCTCAGTTGGTAAGTCATTTGCTTGACCCGCAACCAGATGAGGTAATAATTGATGCTTGTGCTGCACCGGGAGGAAAAACAACGCACATTGCGGAATTGATGGGGGATAAAGGAACAATTTGGGCAGGCGATCGCACTTCCTCACGTCTTCGCAAACTCAAGGAAAATGCTCAACGCCTAAATTTGCACTCTATTCAAATTTATACTGGCGACAGCCGCAACCAACCCCAATTTCAAAATATCGGCGATCGCGTCTTACTTGATGCACCATGCTCTGGTTTAGGAACTCTCCACCGTCACGCTGATGCTCGTTGGCGACAAACACCAGAGTCTGTCCAAGAACTCTCGGCACTGCAAAAAGAATTATTAGCGTATACATCAACATTTGTCAAGACTAATGGCATATTAGTTTACGCAACATGTACATTGCATCCAGCAGAAAATGAAGATGTCATTGAGTCCTTTTTAGCGTCGCACCCAAATTGGCAAATAGAGCCTCCTGAGGTAGATTCACCAGCTTTTGGGTATTCTACACCACAAGGCTGGATTAAAGTATTGCCTCATAAACAAGAAATGGATGGCTTTTTCATGGTGCGCTTAAGAAAAACCAATGATTAA